The Juglans microcarpa x Juglans regia isolate MS1-56 chromosome 8D, Jm3101_v1.0, whole genome shotgun sequence genomic sequence CGTACTTCAGATCATCACGATGCCGATGCATGCTAGGGATAGATAAAATGGGTTTTGCTatgcatcagctactattcacccCACAcctggcatttttttttttcatacgaTGTGAAGTGTAgaatagtgaataataactgatgagaagaattattctaaaGATTATCATACGGGCAGACTTTTCCCTTGCTagctccttattttttttctttttactgatCTTCTAGCTGGCTGGTCTTAATTCATCATGATTGTAAgggtgaataaaaaaaaaaaaaaaaaaaaaaggttgtctTGATCTCTGATCAGAAGCTAGTAGTACTGGTACTGAATGCTCAAAATTATACAGCGCATTGGAGAAAGCTCTGGAAAGAAATTTGGAAACTTCATGttctaagtaaaataaaaaactttgctTGGCGGCGGGTTTGTAATGCTATTGATCTCCCTAGCTACTAAATCTCATGTACTGGTTCACAGAAAGATATtacatatatagtactagtactactgctgTTTCTAGCTGGAGAATGAGCCATATATAGTTCTCATGCTATTAATATTGAATGTAATGAGATCAACAAAGTGTGGCTAGAAAATACTACACAGTTTTGGTATGTTTGTTTTGTCGCTAATGCAGAATCATGATCCTATATATGATAAGATTTGGGAGAATCCTTTGCAATATTAGCATggagcttaattaattaattaattgtggtATAGAAGCTGGAATGTCATTGTTCGTCAGAATTAATAAGAGTGTGAATGCAGTATATAAAACCTGCTGATGGAGCTCTTAACCTTGTCCACAACTTTAAGAAATTGAATGCACAGTTTTGGTATGTTTGTTTAAGCAACCCTCGTGGGGTGGCCACGGACCACACCACACCACGAGCAGATGGCCCGCAAGCCACCACCTCATATGCATGGAGGGTTGAGCCACCTCATGCGAGTTTTTCCATGACTGCTTGTGAGAGGTGGGTGCTCTAAGAACCACCCCAGCAGAGGCCACCCCCATGATATATAGAGATCAAGGTTGGCTCTCCAACCACCACAAATTAAAATGTCTCTTCCATCCAGCACTCTATacggttgttttttttttttttttttttttttttttttcatttttatattttttttaaatatttttttttataatgaatttCCATCATCCTTTAAGTTTCATggcatttttaatcatttagaGCTGACCTGTCAAGAAATTTGATCCGTAAGACAGCCACTAACTTATTTGACAAAAAGTAAACGGGAGAATCTAATTGataacttcttttttaaaaaaaataaataaatacagggATTATATTACAAACATTGAAAACCTATAGAGCTTTTGAAGGCAAAAATCCAGGAAAGGAGCTGTAATAATACTTAACTGAAACGAATATAATCGTCACAATGTTTTTACAATGAAACTATACAATAACTTTGACAAAAGCCCAAAAGGACAATATAGTCAAGTCTGATGAAAGGCAGACTTACATTAAACAGACCCTTTAAAGCATGCTGCTATCCAGACTCACTAGAGCTAAAATTagcaacataattaattaaacaagaaGCAGAGTGAGAGACCAAGTTGGCAGTAAATATGAATATGATAGGGCAATGTAACGCAGAGAACTGCAGCCCTTCGGAGCAACTCACtaaagtcaaaatttgaaggggggagagagagagagagagagagagatgtcaaTGAGGACAAGGAATCTAACCTCCATCAATGCACATGACATGAGAACTGGTGAAGAATCATTGTCCATGCTGTGGTGCAAAGCCATCCACACCAGCTGCGAGAAAGAATATTTGGGGAGATCAGAGGTCATAAATACAAGAAGAACAATGATTCCTTGGACATGTTAAATACTAAAATTGCATACAAATTGGATCGCATAACTAGTagctttttctttattttttctttctcctggACATCAAATACAGAAAAACATGTGGGTCAACAAATTAAATTTGCTATATTTTCACACATGACCTTGAACATTTCCCTCTACCCTACATTACAAATTAATTTGCAAAGCAAATACACCCAGattacaaaatttgatagaaaaCTGAACACAAATCATTATTTAGGGGAAAATAGTCAAAACAAGCATAAACCCCTCACTCTACTCCACAGTTTGCAatcattcccccccccccccccccccccccccccccccccccccccccccccccacccttTTTTCTGGGGAAATATTGATATGACATTTATCCCGAACTACCAAAAATTGCAATGTCTTTTCCCTTCAAAAAGTCAACATTGCCCCTAAAAGTTTTCAGATTATAAcccttttaaattaaaaaagaacaaaaaatgtgatcttttttgtactatttttatttttaaaattttcatgaagGGTAGTTTTGTCAACTTCATTACCGGGGGTGATTATAGAAAGTGATAATTTGGTTGGTGATCCCCAAAATTGACATTTTGGGAAGTGATTGCAAATTAGATAAAAGTTTGAGAGAATTGTGTGAATTTTCccctattattttttgtttcatctgGATGTGGATGACAAAGTATGggacagaaaagaaaatttaaattatttcatacatttttttttcgaGTGGCACCGGATGTCCGGACCAAATTTTGCCCAACATCAATTTTCCCTATGGACTTCTATCAATTTGAGTTATGGATACACCACAGAAGCAGATAGACCCGACTCCAACAATGAGAAAGTGAGAATTCAATAGGAACAGTGATAGTGATCAGATAACAAGAACATGATCTTCACCTGAATGGGACAAAGGCAGCAACAGAATTGCCAACCAGTTAATTCCTAAACATAATGAATATGTCAAGGATTCTTGGTCAAGCGATGATTATCAATTCTGCTGCTTGATATATCAtaatcttcttcatcttcccaaTCACTatcgtcgtcgtcgtcttcACCAGCAGAATTCATGGATGAAGCTTCGTCTTCACTCTGCAGAAGAGAATAACtgaagaatttaaattttgttctcAGGAAATATATCTACGGTGCAAGCACTCCAGCCCTATCTCACACAAGACTTTTCCACCATTCTGACCAAACAAGGATACTGGTCAACCAATAGCAAGCggttcaaagaaaaaaatctcaCCCGAGTGATCTCTGGAATGCTATCAATCTGGTTAGGATCCTCAGAGCTCCCAGCATTCTCATCCTCTGCATCTTGAGAAACACCCTGtggaaaatcaagaaaaagttCAGCCAGCAGAATTTGTGATTAGACTTTTGGTTTTGATGGGGCCCAGGGGGGGCGGAATTAAAACTGAAGAGAGTTATATTAAAAGTAAGTATCGTAAAAAGTATTCTCATATTTGAACATTCCAGAATCAGCATATAGCAAAGGCGTTGCTACTGATTCATCTAGCAATATCCATTTTGACAAGCATCTAGCAATATCCCTAACCAGCTCACCCAGGAGTTCTTGgcttaatttatgaaaaaatctacacaacctccacacaccacactttttttaatttttattatttttttcttttatcaaatatataatatatgaataatgaatagaagaattgaattaatttaaaaaaaataaactcaaaaaaaaatttaaaaaaatattaaaaaattttaaaattttaaaaaatgtggtgtgtagaGGTTggggaggttgtgtagcattactcttaatttatctataacaaAGGCCAAGTCCAACTTTAGAAAGGTTGATATCAGGCATAAAATATCAGGCATAAACAGTGCATTCTTTTTTACTTGATGGTGTAAGCAAGAGAGAGATCTGGAAACCGTTAGAATAAATCAGAGAACACAGGAATAATGCATGCATTATGCAGCCAGGCTGTCTTTACAGAGGCCAGGGAAaatatgcttttatttttttttaattcaatgaCGTAGAACCTCACCAAGGTAGAATCCTTCGGACCCATCCTAATAGAGTAAACCTGAGATAGTTCACCCCACCGAGTCAAACCGTGCATCAAAGATCCTGGATCCTGATAAAGTCATAATGAGGAATTGAACCCTGAATGTCTGAATCTAAAACTCATCCCAAGCCCACCTTTTGACCATAAGGCTGGAACCTGACGGGGTTATACCCGTAAGTATTGTAGATGTTTTAGAAATTATAGTGGCCCCTTTAAGATGAGAAAgcttattatttatgtttagaAATGCTTAGATCACTTTTCAACAAGTTCTGTTAAGTATTAAACTTAAATGGTCCATACAATTAATGATTGTCCCTGCATATATTGACTGGCCACAGACCACATGCATTTGAGCCATCATTTactcaaaagattaaaaaacgTTAGGTTTATATGAAGAGATTTTAGAaggttaaaaaggaaaatttcaACACGTTAGATCAATTAACTCCAATGTCAACTTCAAAAAAAGAATCCAACAGAATTGCCAAATGGTTCTTCAACGGTTACTGAAAATTAAGCTCAAGCAAGACCAATATTTTGACTTCCTTTGAATTcttcttgaaaagaaaacacacaAATATCTTATACATTCTAACAAAAGCACACAAATAACAAATTAGGTCATACTTCAGCAAAATTATCCAGGCAGGAAGGTCCAAATCACCTATACTTGATTTCAGTAATGACAGTAACGTGTCAAGAACTATGCAAAACCCAGTTTTCACAAATTGAAGCAACATAAAGAAACAATTAAGCCACTACAACTAGAATACAAGTTTTAAGCTACTAGAGGGGGGATTATATATGAAAGCTATACTTACAAgttcttttttcatttgttcTATGGTTCTTTCCACTTCTGATATGTGCTGACTAAGAGCCTGCATAGTCATTTATGACATAGTGTGATAATGTGACATAAAGGACATAATCACAAGTAGCAGAATGTTGTACATTCTAATAACAAAATGAAGACATAGATGATGGAACCTCATGACGTTGCATGGCCACTGAACGCTTTAGTGCCTTTGCCTTTGTTAATAGGTTTCTTGGCCTTATGCTAATAGGCCGTTGATAATTCTTTCCACGATAGTAAATAAGAGCATATCCTTTAGGGACTCTTTCTATTGCCACTAGTATTCCACCACTCTCATATTCCAATAACCTTGCTGTCTCATCGACAAAAGCAAGGGTCTTCTGTTTGGATATTAGTTTCACGAGTTCTCTATGCTTCCAATGCAAATGCATATTCTCGATGACTCCATCGAAAACACCACGAATGCCTGATCCATATATTCAGACCATAAATATTTGAGCTCAGAATGCAAAAGtcctaaataaaatatgaatcaCTCACCAAGAGGCAAGTAGGCCTTCATTCTTAAACCAACTCTGCGAAACATAACCCGTTCCTCATCAGTAATTGTTTCCTGATCATGATCAGGACCAGCAGGAATCATTGATGCTTCAATTTTAGCTAATAGTTTTTCTGCTCTAAGCTTTTTAGCTTGGGCCTGTCAATGCAACCAAGAACCAATAAACTAAAAGTGAAGAAAACTAAAAACACATCAAAGGAAGTTTAGTGAACATTCTACACAGACTACTTATCTTAGCAATATTTAGTCCCATGAAGGAAGCAAGTGGATTTATTAAGTTCAAGATAATCCAAATGCTTTTCAAGCATTTAATTTTCAGTAAGAGAGGCCAAACTTTTTTCCCCTTTGCAAAGAGAGGTCAACTTACAACTGCTAGTTTATGTTCAATTCGTTTCACAAGCCTTGCTTTCTTAGCTTTGGAAGCTTCTTCAATCATCTTCCCACGTTCCTCAACAGATATATCCCTTCCCCACCGGGCTTGAGCCTCATAAAACTCGGCCAAAGTACCCGCAAGTGCCTGCCCTTCATCTTCACTTGCTTGAGCTACATCCACTGTTGCAAACTGCACTTTCTCTTCCACATCTTCACCTGCTTGAGCTACATCTACTGCTTCACACTGCACTTTCTCCTCCATGTCTTGACTTGGTTTTACCAATTCCTGTCTTTCAGCTACAGCAGCAGCGACGCTTGTTGGAAGTACTTGTCTTTCCTCTCCACGTGATTGAGCTGTATCCACCACTCTACATCGCACTTTCTCTTCCACGTCTTGAATCTGTTTAGCCAATTCCTGTCTTTCCGCCAAAGCAGCAGCTACACTTGTTGGGAGAAAGTCTTTTCCGCGGTATATGACAATGTAATATTTGTTTCTAAGCAGTAAGACACCTCCTGTTAAATTCTGCAAGATGGTAAAACTTAAAGCCACTATGATTGATTGTTGTAGGAGAAAAACAAGGCATTAAAGGCCTGAACAAGACAGGCACAAAACACACCCTTAGCTCCTCAGCCATCAGTTTGTTGTTTGTATTCTGGATACCCCGTTTAACGGCAATCTTCACTACTAAGCTTTTCTCCCAAAGCTTAATAATAGCGGATGCCAATCCCTGATGGTTTCTGTTTCTCCCTTCATAAGATGTTCGGGGAAACAAATGTTAATGTCACATATAGGCatattaaactaaagaaaattacTCAGATGGTGAAAAATACCTAGGGCAAAATGACAAGGAAGTGATCTAGCAAGTTTCCTTAAGTTAGTCATCTCAGCATTAGTCAGTCGCAATCGCATTCCAGTTGGAAGAAGCCTGAAAGGTGTTTTGTAACCAGGAACCTTTTGAGGAAGTAAATCCGCATCAACAGGAAGTACTCCTGTACCCCACCACTCAAGAAAACGTGGGCCTAAACCATCAAGTAGGCTGTTGTATTCAACTTCCTCCTCTGTCATGTTCACAGGACTGTCTGGATTCCTCACAGCCGGTTCACTCTTTTCTAGAGTTGAAGTAGCAACACTACCAGTTCTTGTCATGGAACTCTCCGTAGAAGAAACATCTGGAACAAAAAGAGCATCACCTTCCCTATTCACAGGTTGGGATCTGAAAGGCCCTTCATAATTACTCCCTCGGTACACAACCATGACACTTCCTGACCTCCATATAACTAACCCTCCTGTTCGTCGCTGACCATGACTACAAGCAGTCAGTTTACATATTCCCCAGTTGTTTATAGTTATGATTTACACGTATAATAAGAGAATTAAATAACAATATACTGAAAGCTACCAGATGGTGTAAAACGAGATGACTACTAGTGGTAAAACTACTACAACCAATGCAACACATTATACCACTTCAAGATAATGATGTTAGATATCGAAATTGTTGCAACagatttcttttaaagaatTACGGATTTGAATAGGAACATACTGCATATCGTCGGTTGTCAACAAATCTTGCAACACGCTAGGAACTCATCAAATGATCCTCACTTGATAATTTATCAAACCAGAGCTAGGTTCTAAAAATTTGGTGTCCGTGAGGTGCCTTGATCAACAAGCCACCAGAATTAGGTACCATACCATGTTCGACATATCCAAAATAACATTAACTTCATAACCATTACCGGTGTAACTATTATATGAAATCTAATCAGAATGTCAACTGATTACCAACCTCGACAATCTCATGCGCAGTCTTCATATCGTGGGCAAGCACCTCGTGAAACTTGAGTCGCACTAGCTCCTCCTTCCTCCACTTGCCATGAATTTTCTCCAGCACCTCCTTCGTAAGGCCAGCCTTGGGAATGCTAATCCTCTCTCTTAGAACCATGCCCATCCCCCTCAACCTTCTCAGCTCCTGGTCCTCAATCGTCAACTCCGCCAATGATGGCGCCTTCACCACCACCCTCCTTTCTCTCCTTTTTCCACTCTCTTCAACCTTAACTTCATCTCTCTCCCAAGGCAATACTGTGTCGTTTTCACCGCTCTCGCTCTCCGCTAAGATATAATCCGGTCGAACCCAATCTCTCTGCAACAAATCCCCAATTTCTCCTCCCCAGTCACCGGCATTGCATCGCCACCGTCCATCTCATCCGACCCATCGTCCTCGCCGTCCGAACCTAGCCCTAGATTTCGTAACCGGAGCACGATTCTCTCGATTGCACTCTGTCCTTTATCTCCATCGAAATACCGAGACTCCACTCGGTCATCGTCGTTCGAGGGGGAGACGTTTCTGCTGTTGGATTTGCGGCGATCAGCTGATTCAACAGCAGGGCCAGGATTGGGCCACTTGTTGAGCCAGGGAGCGGAGGAAGCCCTGGCTTTCGGCGCCGGTGAGGGCTTAGGCTTCGAGTCGCCACCGTGTTCGGTAGAAGTGGTGGAGGTTCGGAGAGAGGAGAAGGGCTTAAGGATATGAAATGAAAGATTTGGGGCGGAGGAGAAGAGGAGGTTCAGAGAGTGAGTGTGGGAGTTCAGTGGGAGCGAGCTCCTCAGCGGAAGTTCCGATATTTTAGCCGTTGTGAATGCCattattgggttttgggttcAGCGAATTAAGCTCGTTGGTGGTCTGTTAGTTTTGGATTCACTGTTTGGATGCCGAGAAAGTAGAGGAGAGACAGGGGAAGAGGCAGGAGAGCAAGTGTTGAGCAAAGTTTTCAGCGGGCGGGGAGAGATGAAGATAAGATTTTTTTCTGGGAAAATCAGCGTTGGAATGCTTTTCTTTGACAggtataagatttatatatacaGGTGATTGGATGTCATCGGGGCACATCGGTTTTGTTCGATAGGGCACTCTCTCTGTGGGTTTTGAATCTTTTGATCCTACAAAACTCATGTTTATAGCGTAGATGTAATATCAACCATTAGATCATtttctaacttttaaaaaaaataaataataaaaaacaataaataatatcacatcaatATAAGAAtagaataagaatattattttaccAATATTGCAATAGGAGTCTTTCTCTTATCTTATTATGTATTgatttctaatttaatatttttcacaaatattattcactattgtttttaaatttataccgTACCGGTTGGTACGGTCGGTATCTACCGTACCGGCCactgggccggtacaggtaccaTATATATTTCGGTATCGACCTATATTTCGACCTGTACCGATTGATATTTcgacctttaatttttttttttcaaactacaaatttattttttaccctcaattcagattaagttatttataatttatatatatatatatgtatttatatataatttattcatatataaactattattttgaaatataatttatttatatatagattattattttaaaatataatttatatatatattatttattcacaatatttatatatattgtgaattCATGGTAAACCATTTCTTTAAAGAAGCAACAAAAGAAAACCCAGAATAGATAGGATCTAAGGATGCAAAGTTAAATGTCCCTAGACAATATCCATGCAAAACTCATGGACATGTGACCTTGTctcttcataaaaaataaaaataaatcttgggATTTATTTCTTATTGAAGTTGAGTCAGCAACAAGTGTTTCGATTAATGACCAGCCTCATTACGTTTTCTTAGATAATAATATCTAGCTCGTATATATGATTTTACATGTCCTTCTTAAATTTGGTATTCCTTGCTTTTATAGGCATTAATCATGCTTTTAGCTCGTATATATAATCgtatatttgcagtcatagagtGCAAGTACTgcacacttattttaaaaaaaatgaataaatataaaatccatatgaaaaagtaaatttttaataatggaccaTACTCtctcttaaaaggaaaaaggaataTGCGACGCTTGCACAACCTAtgactatatctagcattacttgtATTGTTAGTCTCTTTTGAATTACAAATTGGAAGGAGTAATACTTTCTCTACCTTCTGAGATTCACTTGATTCTACAAATTTATAAGGCATTCATACTACATATACGCGGCTTGAAGGTGACATGAACATG encodes the following:
- the LOC121242606 gene encoding LOW QUALITY PROTEIN: CRM-domain containing factor CFM3, chloroplastic/mitochondrial (The sequence of the model RefSeq protein was modified relative to this genomic sequence to represent the inferred CDS: inserted 1 base in 1 codon), with product MAFTTAKISELPLRSSLPLNSHTHSLNLLFSSAPNLSFHILKPFSSLRTSTTSTEHGGDSKPKPSPAPKARASSAPWLNKWPNPGPAVESADRRKSNSRNVSPSNDDDRVESRYFDGDKGQSAIERIVLRLRNLGLGSDGEDDGSDEMDGGDAMPVTGEEXIGDLLQRDWVRPDYILAESESGENDTVLPWERDEVKVEESGKRRERRVVVKAPSLAELTIEDQELRRLRGMGMVLRERISIPKAGLTKEVLEKIHGKWRKEELVRLKFHEVLAHDMKTAHEIVERRTGGLVIWRSGSVMVVYRGSNYEGPFRSQPVNREGDALFVPDVSSTESSMTRTGSVATSTLEKSEPAVRNPDSPVNMTEEEVEYNSLLDGLGPRFLEWWGTGVLPVDADLLPQKVPGYKTPFRLLPTGMRLRLTNAEMTNLRKLARSLPCHFALGRNRNHQGLASAIIKLWEKSLVVKIAVKRGIQNTNNKLMAEELRNLTGGVLLLRNKYYIVIYRGKDFLPTSVAAALAERQELAKQIQDVEEKVRCRVVDTAQSRGEERQVLPTSVAAAVAERQELVKPSQDMEEKVQCEAVDVAQAGEDVEEKVQFATVDVAQASEDEGQALAGTLAEFYEAQARWGRDISVEERGKMIEEASKAKKARLVKRIEHKLAVAQAKKLRAEKLLAKIEASMIPAGPDHDQETITDEERVMFRRVGLRMKAYLPLGIRGVFDGVIENMHLHWKHRELVKLISKQKTLAFVDETARLLEYESGGILVAIERVPKGYALIYYRGKNYQRPISIRPRNLLTKAKALKRSVAMQRHEALSQHISEVERTIEQMKKELGVSQDAEDENAGSSEDPNQIDSIPEITRSEDEASSMNSAGEDDDDDSDWEDEEDYDISSSRIDNHRLTKNP